Proteins from one Bacteroides mediterraneensis genomic window:
- a CDS encoding RagB/SusD family nutrient uptake outer membrane protein encodes MKTTFIKRICFGALLAAMASCDILDVDPLDTYTEEDVFSDVSLLKSYVHRNYNLPQTGWDHTALRYSCDESINNFNWNNSYQVLEGSVTPDQLGNLDIWSAYYENIKNCNIFFEHMDYVNKVDQPERNYLIGEATFFRAFYYMELVNRYGGVPMITKSYQLDDTDEVLNIKRASYTECVDSIVGWFDRAATYLPEKYENDADFGRVTKVAALALKSRMLLYAASPWWNVKTYEEAAKAAEEVINLCGGLGVNNLDPDYQGLFLNPESSEIIFQRLYTQEFGHWFDAENSPNGWHGYSATCVTQEMVDSYEKRGGIMPDTQWYDGQTTTTVNPWKDRDPRFYASIVCDGQSFRDGEAEFYVNEDGTSGGKDSEYGTDNWNYSETHYTIRKFMDENLVNLWSEKAYHPWIYCRLAEIYLNYAEAKYFCGDEITARQYVNFVRERARNMTENPTNMLPDVTESGEALLKRIQQERKVELAFEEHRYFDVRRWKIAEDTQVGQFHGIKITKKADGTKTYTITNVGNPRKFIAPNHYLAPIPNYERRKNSALEQNPGYTDL; translated from the coding sequence ATGAAGACAACATTTATAAAAAGAATATGCTTCGGAGCGCTACTGGCTGCTATGGCATCATGCGATATCTTGGATGTGGATCCATTGGATACTTATACTGAAGAAGATGTGTTTTCGGATGTAAGTTTGTTGAAGTCATACGTACATCGGAATTATAATCTTCCACAAACAGGATGGGATCATACTGCTTTGCGGTATTCGTGTGATGAATCAATCAATAACTTTAATTGGAATAATTCTTATCAGGTACTTGAAGGGTCTGTCACTCCTGATCAGTTAGGAAACCTTGATATTTGGTCAGCTTACTATGAGAATATTAAGAATTGTAATATTTTCTTTGAACATATGGATTACGTGAATAAAGTAGATCAGCCAGAACGGAATTATTTGATTGGAGAAGCTACTTTCTTCCGTGCGTTTTATTATATGGAGTTAGTAAACCGTTATGGAGGAGTTCCCATGATAACCAAATCTTATCAATTGGATGATACGGATGAGGTGTTGAATATTAAGCGTGCAAGCTATACGGAATGTGTAGATTCCATTGTCGGTTGGTTTGATCGTGCGGCTACATACCTTCCGGAAAAATATGAGAATGATGCAGATTTTGGTCGCGTTACTAAAGTGGCTGCTTTAGCTCTGAAGAGTCGTATGTTACTTTATGCTGCCAGTCCATGGTGGAATGTTAAGACTTATGAAGAGGCTGCTAAGGCTGCTGAGGAGGTAATCAATTTATGTGGTGGTTTGGGAGTAAATAATTTGGATCCGGACTATCAAGGATTGTTCTTGAATCCGGAAAGTTCAGAGATTATATTTCAACGTCTTTATACCCAAGAATTTGGGCATTGGTTTGATGCTGAAAATAGCCCGAATGGTTGGCATGGTTACTCAGCTACTTGCGTGACTCAGGAAATGGTGGATAGTTATGAGAAAAGAGGTGGTATAATGCCTGATACGCAATGGTACGACGGTCAAACAACAACGACTGTTAATCCGTGGAAAGACCGAGATCCACGGTTTTATGCATCTATTGTATGTGATGGACAATCATTCCGAGATGGAGAAGCAGAGTTTTATGTCAATGAGGATGGGACAAGTGGTGGAAAAGACAGTGAATATGGTACTGACAACTGGAACTATTCGGAAACCCATTATACAATCCGTAAATTTATGGATGAGAATCTGGTTAATCTGTGGTCAGAAAAGGCATACCATCCATGGATATATTGCCGTTTAGCTGAAATTTATCTGAATTATGCAGAAGCAAAATACTTCTGTGGGGATGAAATAACGGCCCGCCAGTATGTAAATTTTGTGAGGGAAAGAGCTCGCAATATGACTGAAAATCCGACAAACATGTTACCTGATGTGACAGAAAGTGGAGAAGCCTTGTTGAAAAGAATTCAACAGGAACGTAAGGTAGAACTGGCTTTTGAGGAACACCGTTATTTTGATGTACGTCGTTGGAAGATAGCGGAAGATACGCAAGTGGGGCAGTTCCATGGCATCAAAATAACTAAAAAGGCTGATGGAACCAAGACGTATACGATAACGAATGTAGGTAATCCTCGTAAGTTTATAGCTCCAAATCATTATTTGGCTCCTATCCCGAATTATGAGCGTCGTAAGAATAGTGCATTGGAACAAAATCCTGGATATACTGATTTGTAA
- a CDS encoding two-component regulator propeller domain-containing protein, producing MKVVRLLFFIALLIPVFPCWGAFRNVTHYTISDGLSNNAVYSIVQDTKGRMWFGTIDGLHSFDGNHIRVWRDNRVESLGACIYTILEDSMRLYVGSERGLSVFDLLTESFSDFQVRSEFGEGIHSSVSHVMRDHHHNIWISTAGQGVFRYDLLHKTLHQYMAIGKVNCDFVYYIMEDSFGTVWLATREGGISRYMPSQDMFQPVASGDVKDARVLFEDSAHRLWVGSGSDGLYLLDREQGRLIQKIPPLSFNHPFQVRRIVEWQRNHLLLASDEGLTIYNILTGEVNVVRADNKHPEGLNDNYLHELFIDRENALWIGTYFGGVNYVSSLQDNFLHYYKDNSQLDASIISVFAHADKDNLWIGTDDAGFFYWDRHKQIFRAYQPLKGKSGPTYHNIHALLQDGDKLFVGMYMGGLDILDLRTGVFKNYKSDTSPHSLYSSEIYALYKDSRQKIWVGTTSGLNVYKPQSDDFERIYELHGASISYIFEDSQQNLWVCSLNRGVYCLNHRTGKWIHYFHQVKDERGTLPTNQIITGCLDMQGELWLGTDGDGLLRYDRKKDLFVRENLPAHIRVVYKILPDKDKLWFTTNNGMFCYQSQTSSLKFYNKKDGLQENLFLPNSGIQLSDGTIMVGGVNGFNEFHPDKIQTDLQVPTVILTDFQMFNKPVIVGSKDSPLKVSITYADRLILDHSHSMFSFSVATLSYINTSKNRYRYRLKGFEKDWTETSNAPHVTYTDLPAGSYVFQVSASNSDGVWNENAISFPIKVLPPWWASSYMIAGYVLLGLACLVYSYYRINRIHRRRMTLLTIKKDREIYQSKIEFFTNVMHEIRTPLTLILAPLEHVMKSSGTVKDVLPQLQVIERNAERLLTLVNQLMDFRKVESGGMNVILAETNVKTLLMNVYQRFQLSADMKHIKISLTMPEEPCYARIDQEAFTKVISNLLSNALKFTDTYIGVDLLIVSDRKLEVRVRDNGRGIDVKEQGKIFSPFYQVPDKTSSERVGTGVGLSLVKKLVDLMHGSLTLESELGAGSTFIVCFDRLVHKGEEDLEKIPSQEVRGEDNADMPEGQYRILIVDDNQDLREYLLQLLSVHYQVFYAVNGKDAWEQISQNMPDLIISDVMMPVMDGIQLCHHVKSNLSTSHIPVVMLTAKASSEDYVEGLENGADVYLEKPFSGDVINAQIASIFRNRERLKKEFKTKPMVASVSISKLDTLLIDKISKIVEKRMTDSDFTVDVLAQEVGISRSGLFTKIKAISGMTPNDYIRLIRLKKAAYLLAEEGVSSSEACFRVGFSSPSYFAKCFQAQFGIAPAEFRKKGCRD from the coding sequence ATGAAGGTTGTAAGACTACTTTTTTTTATTGCATTACTAATTCCTGTTTTTCCATGTTGGGGAGCATTTAGGAATGTTACTCATTATACGATTAGTGATGGACTTTCAAATAACGCTGTTTATAGTATTGTACAGGATACTAAGGGGCGTATGTGGTTTGGAACGATTGACGGGCTTCATAGTTTTGATGGAAACCATATTCGTGTGTGGAGAGATAATCGTGTAGAATCTCTAGGAGCCTGTATTTATACTATATTGGAAGATAGCATGCGACTTTATGTTGGTAGTGAGCGAGGCTTGAGTGTCTTCGATTTATTGACGGAAAGTTTTTCTGATTTTCAGGTGCGTTCTGAATTTGGGGAGGGCATACATTCTTCAGTTTCTCATGTAATGCGCGATCATCACCATAATATTTGGATAAGTACTGCTGGACAAGGAGTCTTTCGCTATGATCTTCTTCATAAAACACTCCATCAATATATGGCAATTGGGAAGGTGAATTGTGATTTTGTATATTATATAATGGAGGATTCTTTTGGAACAGTATGGCTTGCTACCCGTGAAGGAGGAATCAGTCGTTATATGCCTTCTCAAGACATGTTTCAGCCAGTAGCTTCGGGAGATGTGAAGGATGCACGGGTATTGTTTGAAGATTCTGCTCATCGTCTTTGGGTAGGTAGTGGAAGCGATGGACTTTATTTGTTGGATAGGGAACAGGGGAGACTGATTCAGAAAATACCTCCTTTATCGTTCAATCATCCTTTTCAAGTAAGAAGAATTGTGGAATGGCAACGTAATCATTTGTTGCTTGCTTCGGATGAGGGACTGACGATATATAATATTCTGACAGGTGAAGTGAATGTGGTAAGAGCGGATAATAAACATCCAGAAGGATTGAATGATAATTATTTACATGAATTGTTTATTGACCGTGAGAATGCACTTTGGATTGGTACTTATTTTGGGGGGGTAAATTATGTATCCTCTCTGCAGGATAATTTCTTGCATTATTATAAAGATAATTCTCAGCTGGATGCAAGTATTATTAGTGTGTTCGCTCATGCTGATAAGGATAATTTATGGATAGGTACTGATGATGCTGGCTTTTTTTATTGGGACAGACATAAACAGATTTTTCGTGCTTATCAGCCTTTGAAAGGAAAATCTGGCCCTACTTATCATAACATTCATGCTTTATTGCAGGACGGTGATAAATTGTTTGTGGGGATGTATATGGGGGGATTGGATATTTTGGATTTACGTACGGGAGTATTTAAAAATTATAAATCGGATACATCTCCACATTCGCTTTATTCTTCTGAAATATATGCGCTTTATAAGGATTCTAGGCAAAAGATATGGGTTGGCACGACTTCTGGGTTGAATGTTTATAAGCCACAATCAGATGATTTTGAACGGATATATGAATTACATGGAGCCAGCATTTCGTATATCTTTGAGGATAGTCAACAGAATCTTTGGGTATGTTCTCTTAACCGAGGTGTTTATTGCTTGAATCATCGGACAGGGAAATGGATACATTATTTTCATCAAGTAAAAGATGAACGAGGTACGCTTCCTACAAATCAGATTATTACAGGTTGTCTGGATATGCAGGGGGAACTTTGGTTGGGGACAGACGGAGACGGCTTGCTTAGATATGACCGTAAGAAAGATTTATTTGTACGTGAAAATTTGCCTGCGCACATACGTGTGGTTTATAAAATCTTACCGGATAAAGATAAACTGTGGTTTACGACTAATAATGGTATGTTCTGTTATCAGTCTCAAACTTCTTCCTTAAAATTTTATAATAAGAAAGATGGTCTACAGGAGAACTTGTTTCTTCCCAATTCAGGCATACAATTATCCGATGGCACAATTATGGTGGGTGGAGTAAATGGTTTTAATGAGTTTCATCCGGATAAAATTCAGACCGATCTTCAAGTACCTACGGTGATTTTGACCGATTTCCAGATGTTTAATAAACCGGTGATTGTTGGTAGTAAGGATTCGCCGTTGAAAGTTTCCATTACTTATGCAGATCGTTTGATTTTGGATCATTCTCATTCCATGTTCAGTTTCTCGGTTGCTACATTGAGTTATATTAATACTTCTAAGAACAGGTATCGTTATCGTTTGAAGGGGTTTGAAAAGGATTGGACGGAAACAAGTAATGCACCACATGTAACTTATACAGATTTGCCTGCTGGAAGTTATGTTTTTCAGGTGAGTGCGTCTAATTCTGATGGAGTCTGGAATGAGAATGCCATTTCGTTTCCTATTAAAGTATTGCCCCCCTGGTGGGCTTCTTCTTATATGATTGCGGGTTATGTATTATTGGGATTGGCATGTTTGGTCTATTCCTATTATAGGATAAACAGAATACATCGTCGGCGTATGACGTTACTTACGATTAAAAAAGACCGTGAGATTTATCAGAGTAAAATAGAGTTCTTTACGAATGTCATGCATGAAATACGTACTCCATTGACATTAATACTGGCACCGTTAGAACATGTGATGAAAAGTTCGGGGACAGTAAAGGATGTTCTTCCGCAGTTGCAGGTAATAGAGCGGAATGCGGAACGTTTGCTGACGCTTGTTAATCAGTTGATGGATTTTCGTAAAGTTGAGTCGGGAGGAATGAATGTGATATTGGCGGAAACCAATGTCAAGACTTTATTGATGAATGTATATCAGCGTTTTCAGCTTTCGGCAGATATGAAACATATTAAGATTAGTTTGACAATGCCAGAGGAGCCTTGCTATGCTCGTATTGATCAGGAGGCATTTACAAAGGTAATCAGTAACTTATTGTCGAATGCATTGAAGTTTACTGATACTTATATTGGGGTTGATTTGTTGATTGTGAGTGATCGGAAATTGGAAGTGAGGGTGAGAGATAATGGCCGGGGGATTGATGTGAAAGAACAAGGAAAAATATTCTCTCCTTTCTATCAGGTTCCTGATAAGACCTCTTCTGAGCGAGTGGGGACTGGGGTAGGACTTTCATTGGTAAAGAAACTTGTAGATTTGATGCATGGCAGTCTTACCTTGGAAAGCGAGTTGGGGGCAGGCTCTACTTTTATTGTATGTTTTGACAGACTTGTACATAAAGGGGAGGAAGATTTAGAAAAGATTCCTTCCCAGGAGGTACGGGGTGAAGATAATGCGGATATGCCGGAAGGACAGTATCGTATTCTGATAGTAGATGATAATCAAGATTTGAGGGAATATTTACTTCAGTTACTTTCTGTGCATTATCAGGTATTTTATGCAGTGAATGGTAAAGATGCATGGGAGCAGATCTCACAGAATATGCCCGATTTGATAATCAGTGATGTGATGATGCCTGTGATGGATGGCATACAGCTTTGTCATCACGTGAAGTCTAATCTTTCAACCAGTCATATTCCAGTGGTTATGCTTACGGCAAAAGCATCCTCCGAGGATTATGTGGAAGGGCTTGAAAATGGTGCGGACGTGTATCTTGAGAAACCTTTTTCAGGTGACGTAATTAATGCGCAGATTGCAAGCATTTTCAGAAACAGGGAGAGGTTGAAAAAAGAGTTTAAGACGAAACCGATGGTAGCTTCTGTATCTATATCTAAACTAGATACTCTTTTGATTGATAAGATATCTAAAATTGTTGAGAAACGAATGACAGACTCGGACTTTACCGTGGATGTACTGGCCCAGGAGGTTGGAATTTCTCGGTCTGGTTTGTTTACAAAGATTAAAGCCATATCGGGAATGACTCCAAACGATTACATTCGCTTGATTCGTTTGAAGAAGGCGGCCTATTTATTGGCAGAAGAGGGGGTTTCTAGCAGTGAAGCATGTTTTCGGGTTGGATTTTCTTCCCCCTCCTATTTTGCCAAATGTTTTCAGGCACAATTTGGTATTGCTCCGGCAGAGTTCAGAAAAAAGGGGTGTAGGGATTGA
- a CDS encoding phosphatase PAP2 family protein, translated as MKIRVLLFLSILPLIVSSLHARLPDGTAYPTKDSLLSISPEGKYSVPKAKDHFRRNFSYMGIPFIASGLIVKGENKNFRTLRNRFEPNFHQKYDNYTQYLPLAATWGMKLAGVEGRSSWKELTVSNVFSAALMAGFVNTLKYTTKEVRPDNSSNNSFPSGHTATAFMCATILHKEYGMLSPWYSIGGYTLAGLTGVTRQLNNRHWIGDVLVGAGIGMISTDLGYFFSDLIFKHKDTRPDDTSYNRYEAPSFLSFNMGFATGPSSLRTAELYDKEHGSPLGMRLRTGTATVVSVEGAYFFNTYFGVGGRLKVSTLPVIADIPEENKRHFDLDNDLQEGAPVNMFLLDGLESDHLGMCDIDLGAYFSYPLNRHFQLGGKLLVGRRLNADFTLNSLSRINPDIFDRQKVSQEAYNQFYKEDVEYYLQQEDLTTHELLRSTFVDEEFLHIRKSSTFKLGTGISLTYRYKEDAALRLYCDYDFASPRLTYDLKNTWVDEEGNREARSYSKRTPMHNFTFGASIAFMF; from the coding sequence ATGAAAATCCGTGTCTTGTTATTTCTTTCCATCCTCCCTCTGATTGTTTCGTCCCTGCACGCCCGCCTGCCGGACGGCACTGCCTACCCGACCAAGGACTCTCTTCTTTCCATCTCACCGGAAGGAAAATACTCTGTTCCCAAAGCGAAAGACCATTTTCGCAGGAACTTCTCATACATGGGTATTCCATTCATCGCTTCCGGGCTGATTGTAAAAGGAGAAAACAAGAATTTCCGCACCCTGCGCAACCGTTTCGAACCCAACTTCCACCAAAAATACGACAACTATACGCAATATCTCCCTCTGGCAGCCACATGGGGAATGAAACTGGCGGGGGTGGAAGGACGCAGCTCGTGGAAAGAACTGACCGTCAGCAATGTATTTTCGGCGGCTCTCATGGCCGGATTTGTGAATACCTTGAAATATACTACCAAGGAAGTACGTCCGGACAATTCCTCAAACAATTCATTTCCCTCGGGGCATACCGCCACCGCCTTTATGTGTGCCACCATTCTGCACAAGGAATATGGCATGCTCAGTCCGTGGTATAGCATCGGCGGATATACGTTGGCCGGACTGACCGGAGTGACCCGACAGCTGAACAACCGCCACTGGATTGGCGACGTACTGGTGGGAGCCGGTATCGGTATGATTTCTACCGACCTGGGATATTTCTTTTCCGACCTGATTTTCAAGCATAAGGACACACGGCCAGATGATACAAGCTACAACCGTTATGAGGCACCTTCCTTTTTGAGCTTCAACATGGGATTTGCGACGGGACCCTCCAGCCTGCGTACTGCCGAATTATATGACAAGGAACACGGTTCCCCTCTGGGCATGCGCCTGCGGACAGGGACCGCCACGGTAGTCAGTGTGGAAGGAGCTTATTTTTTCAATACCTACTTCGGAGTGGGAGGCCGCCTGAAAGTGTCCACCTTGCCGGTGATAGCCGATATCCCGGAAGAGAACAAACGGCATTTCGACCTGGACAACGACTTGCAGGAAGGAGCTCCGGTCAACATGTTCCTGCTCGACGGACTGGAATCGGACCATCTGGGAATGTGCGACATCGACTTAGGGGCCTATTTCTCATACCCTTTGAACCGCCACTTCCAGCTGGGCGGCAAACTGCTGGTCGGCCGGCGACTGAATGCCGACTTTACCCTGAATTCCCTCTCCCGCATCAACCCTGATATCTTCGACCGGCAAAAAGTCAGCCAGGAAGCCTACAACCAGTTCTACAAGGAAGATGTGGAATATTATCTCCAACAGGAAGACCTGACCACCCACGAACTGCTACGCAGCACGTTTGTGGATGAAGAGTTTCTGCACATCCGGAAAAGTTCCACGTTCAAGCTGGGCACGGGCATTTCCCTCACCTACCGTTACAAAGAGGATGCTGCCCTGCGCCTGTATTGCGACTATGACTTTGCCTCTCCCCGGCTGACCTATGACCTGAAAAATACCTGGGTGGATGAAGAAGGAAACCGCGAAGCACGCTCCTACAGCAAACGGACACCGATGCATAACTTTACTTTCGGAGCCTCCATCGCGTTCATGTTCTGA
- a CDS encoding malate dehydrogenase, whose translation MEFVTNEKLTIVGAAGMIGSNMAQTAIMMGLTPNICLYDPYAPGLEGVAEELFHCGFEGVNVTFTSDIKEALTGAKYIVNSGGAARKAGMTREDLLKGNAAIAEEFGKNVKQYCPDVKHIVVIFNPADITGLITLLYSGLKPSQVTTLAALDSTRLRSELAKHFGVSMDAVENCRTYGGHGEQMAVFASTAKVNGKPLIDMIGTDALTKEQWAEIQQKVTKGGANIINLRGRSSFQSPAYVSIEMIGAAMGGKAFRWPAGTYISNDKYDHIMMAWETSITADGCHCAALNGTAEEQAALDKSYAHLCELRDEVIAMGVLPAISEWNKLNPNIK comes from the coding sequence ATGGAATTTGTAACAAACGAAAAACTTACCATTGTTGGTGCTGCCGGTATGATCGGTTCTAACATGGCTCAGACTGCTATCATGATGGGCTTAACTCCTAACATCTGTTTGTACGACCCGTACGCTCCAGGTTTGGAAGGTGTTGCTGAAGAATTGTTCCACTGCGGTTTCGAAGGTGTGAATGTCACTTTCACTTCAGATATCAAAGAAGCGCTGACTGGTGCTAAATATATCGTAAACTCAGGTGGTGCTGCCCGTAAAGCTGGTATGACTCGTGAAGACCTGTTGAAAGGTAACGCTGCCATCGCTGAAGAATTCGGTAAGAACGTAAAACAGTACTGTCCGGATGTAAAACACATCGTGGTAATCTTCAACCCGGCTGATATCACTGGTTTGATTACTTTGTTGTACTCTGGTTTGAAACCGAGCCAGGTTACTACCTTGGCCGCTCTCGACTCTACTCGTCTGCGCAGCGAATTGGCTAAACACTTCGGCGTATCTATGGACGCTGTTGAAAACTGCCGTACTTACGGTGGCCACGGCGAACAGATGGCTGTATTTGCTTCAACTGCAAAAGTAAACGGCAAACCGTTGATCGACATGATCGGTACTGACGCTCTGACTAAAGAACAGTGGGCTGAAATCCAGCAGAAAGTAACAAAAGGTGGTGCCAACATCATCAACTTGCGTGGCCGTTCTTCATTCCAGAGCCCGGCATACGTTTCTATCGAAATGATTGGCGCTGCTATGGGTGGCAAAGCCTTCCGTTGGCCGGCTGGTACTTATATCTCAAACGATAAGTACGATCACATCATGATGGCTTGGGAAACTTCAATCACAGCTGACGGTTGCCACTGCGCTGCATTGAACGGTACAGCTGAAGAACAGGCTGCTTTGGACAAGAGCTATGCTCACCTGTGCGAATTGCGTGACGAAGTAATCGCTATGGGCGTTCTTCCTGCTATCTCTGAATGGAACAAACTGAACCCGAACATCAAATAA